The following are encoded in a window of Nocardioides houyundeii genomic DNA:
- a CDS encoding serine/threonine-protein kinase yields the protein MTAPARIGPYLVGPRIGRGEIGVVHAATDDVAGRQVALKLIGTQVADDREFRATFAREARKLSSLRSEHVVPLHSFGEADGHLYLATDLFPDGDLARMLQRFGPPPLSQALELVAQVADGLADAHAVGLIHADLKPSNVMLRREGAGFRACLVDFGLARGAAAWMAPELHHGARPDVGTDVYALGCVLWAALSGQPPYAGGTDFRTAQAHLDSPVPQLADGSPLEQRVNAILRRALSKDPAGRHPSAAQLRDDLVAAQALPGPGSSPAAPVLAPRRPARRSAVRRAAVRRTSVRTAGVAVALLAAAALGVAGTLLVVDQETEPPAASVSSVPVAPDEAVAVDNMATAFAEQLVVGPDKAECIAQTWIDAVGVASLVDARFLDSRMDFYDRDLETVDSDLKDQLALAVRSCLS from the coding sequence GTGACTGCGCCTGCCCGGATCGGCCCCTATCTCGTGGGGCCCCGCATCGGCCGGGGGGAGATCGGCGTGGTGCACGCGGCCACCGACGACGTGGCCGGCCGCCAGGTCGCGCTCAAGCTGATCGGCACCCAGGTCGCCGACGACCGAGAGTTCCGCGCCACGTTCGCCCGTGAGGCGCGCAAGCTCTCCTCGCTTCGCTCCGAGCACGTGGTGCCGCTCCATTCCTTCGGCGAGGCCGACGGTCACCTCTACCTGGCCACCGACCTGTTCCCCGACGGCGACCTCGCCCGGATGCTGCAGCGCTTCGGCCCACCGCCCCTGAGCCAGGCGCTGGAGCTGGTCGCCCAGGTGGCCGACGGTCTGGCCGACGCGCACGCGGTGGGGCTGATCCACGCCGACCTCAAGCCCTCCAACGTGATGCTGCGCCGCGAGGGTGCCGGCTTCCGGGCCTGCCTGGTGGACTTCGGGCTGGCCCGCGGCGCCGCGGCCTGGATGGCCCCCGAGCTGCACCACGGTGCTCGGCCCGACGTCGGCACCGACGTCTACGCGCTCGGCTGCGTGCTGTGGGCCGCCCTGTCGGGCCAGCCGCCGTACGCCGGGGGCACCGACTTCCGCACCGCACAGGCCCACCTGGACTCACCCGTGCCGCAGCTGGCGGACGGCTCGCCGCTGGAGCAGCGCGTCAACGCCATCCTGCGCCGCGCGCTCTCCAAGGACCCCGCGGGCCGGCACCCGTCGGCCGCCCAGCTGCGCGACGACCTGGTCGCGGCCCAGGCGCTGCCCGGACCGGGATCGAGTCCCGCCGCGCCGGTGCTCGCTCCCCGCCGACCAGCCCGCCGGAGCGCGGTGCGACGAGCCGCAGTACGACGCACCTCGGTGCGGACAGCCGGCGTGGCGGTGGCGCTGCTCGCGGCAGCCGCCCTGGGCGTCGCGGGGACCCTGCTGGTCGTCGACCAGGAGACCGAGCCGCCCGCGGCCTCGGTCTCCTCGGTCCCGGTCGCTCCGGACGAGGCGGTGGCGGTGGACAACATGGCGACGGCGTTCGCCGAGCAGCTCGTGGTGGGTCCGGACAAGGCTGAGTGCATCGCCCAGACGTGGATCGACGCGGTGGGCGTGGCCTCCCTGGTGGACGCCCGGTTCCTGGACTCCCGGATGGACTTCTACGACCGGGACCTGGAGACCGTGGACTCCGACCTCAAGGACCAGCTCGCGCTGG
- a CDS encoding glycoside hydrolase family 6 protein has product MRHRTGVLVLVALIAAGLGLGTPVHGEVSRAVAVHGAATPGEISQTAQRAHRANPRNPLAGRVWGVYQGPQDQVWAPYQAATGKAKRLIGKIALRPRTKWYGAFVPDEQIGSRVADYIASSQQGDPQALVQLAVFRMQPWEQDACSRSATDQERRSYRTWIKNLAAGIGSTPTLVVMQPDGPFLWCVPRPRATARQLRFATRTLAALPNTSVYIDAGAADWCENGKGNDPERCAEILERTGIEFARGFALDSTHYTGPAENIRHGAEIAAVLRRHGYGRKHFIVDTAKSGRPTAWEDVVPAAKGDEKDNARTCRTRRQKRCVTLGVPPTAQAWHRGWGLSPDVRALAARHVDGFVWFGRPWLYNQADPFVQKRALSMARSTRWPGPGN; this is encoded by the coding sequence GTGCGCCACCGGACCGGCGTGCTGGTCCTGGTCGCGTTGATCGCGGCGGGTCTGGGTCTGGGCACGCCCGTGCACGGCGAGGTCTCGCGGGCGGTGGCGGTGCACGGCGCCGCGACCCCCGGGGAGATCTCGCAGACCGCGCAGCGGGCGCACCGCGCCAACCCGCGCAACCCGCTGGCGGGCCGGGTCTGGGGTGTCTACCAGGGTCCGCAGGACCAGGTGTGGGCTCCGTACCAGGCGGCCACCGGCAAGGCGAAACGGCTGATCGGCAAGATCGCGCTCCGCCCCCGGACCAAGTGGTACGGCGCGTTCGTGCCCGACGAGCAGATCGGCAGCCGGGTCGCGGACTACATCGCCTCCTCGCAGCAGGGCGACCCGCAGGCGCTGGTCCAGCTCGCCGTCTTCCGGATGCAGCCGTGGGAGCAGGACGCCTGCTCGCGTTCCGCCACGGACCAGGAGCGGCGCAGCTACCGGACCTGGATCAAGAACCTGGCCGCCGGGATCGGGTCCACCCCCACCCTGGTGGTGATGCAGCCCGACGGGCCGTTCCTGTGGTGCGTGCCGCGGCCGCGGGCCACCGCGCGCCAGCTGCGCTTCGCGACCCGCACCCTCGCCGCGCTGCCCAACACGTCCGTCTACATCGACGCGGGGGCCGCTGACTGGTGCGAGAACGGCAAGGGCAACGACCCCGAGCGCTGCGCCGAGATCCTGGAGCGCACCGGGATCGAGTTCGCCCGCGGCTTCGCGCTGGACTCCACCCACTACACCGGCCCGGCGGAGAACATCCGGCACGGCGCGGAGATCGCCGCGGTGCTGCGTCGCCACGGCTACGGCCGCAAGCACTTCATCGTGGACACCGCCAAGAGCGGTCGCCCCACCGCCTGGGAGGACGTCGTCCCGGCCGCGAAGGGGGACGAGAAGGACAACGCCCGCACCTGCCGCACCAGGCGGCAGAAGCGCTGCGTCACGCTGGGCGTCCCGCCCACCGCGCAGGCCTGGCACCGGGGCTGGGGGCTGTCGCCCGACGTGCGCGCGCTGGCGGCCCGGCACGTGGACGGCTTCGTCTGGTTCGGGCGCCCCTGGCTGTACAACCAGGCCGACCCCTTCGTGCAGAAGCGGGCCCTGTCCATGGCCCGCAGCACCCGGTGGCCGGGCCCGGGCAACTGA